The genomic window GACGTCGAGGGCGTCCGGGAGGAGGACGAGCCCTCCCCCCGGATCACCGTCGTGCAGGCCCTGCCCAAGGGGGACCGCGGCGAGCTCGCCGTCGAGACGATGACGGAGGCCGGGGTCGACGCGATCGTGCCGTGGGCGGCGGGGCGCTGCGTGACGCAATGGCGTGGCGAGCGTGGCGCCAAGTCGCTGGCGAAGTGGCGCGCCACCGCCCGGGAGGCGGCCAAGCAGGCGCGGCGCCTGCGGTTCCCCTCGGTCGGTGAGCTCATGACGACCCGCCAGGTCGCCGCACTGCTCGGCGCGGCGGATTTCGCGGGCGTCCTGCACGAGGAGGGCGCCGTGCCGCTGGCCACGGCGCCGCTGCCGTCCTCCGGGTCGGTGGTCCTGGTCGTCGGCCCCGAGGGCGGGGTGTCCCCGGAC from Streptomyces sp. NBC_01198 includes these protein-coding regions:
- a CDS encoding 16S rRNA (uracil(1498)-N(3))-methyltransferase, with protein sequence MTAPVFLVEPAVLDGSPSRITLDGPEGRHAVTVRRLQPGEEVVLTDGAGRGAYGVVAAARGKDELDVDVEGVREEDEPSPRITVVQALPKGDRGELAVETMTEAGVDAIVPWAAGRCVTQWRGERGAKSLAKWRATAREAAKQARRLRFPSVGELMTTRQVAALLGAADFAGVLHEEGAVPLATAPLPSSGSVVLVVGPEGGVSPDELAAFATAGAGAYRLGPTVLRTSTAGVAATSLLLTRTHRWS